From a region of the Neobacillus niacini genome:
- a CDS encoding carbohydrate ABC transporter permease has product MKITRKHKIIVYSILVLFSLYFLFPFIWAFITAIKSEAEVFSFPPKFVPDVPLLSNFIDAWNSQPFGTYFKNSMIVTVLTTIGQLISCSLVAYGFARYDFKYKNILFMLLLSTMMIPWDVTMIPLYMEFNMFGWINTLKPLIVPAFFGSAYNIFLLRQFLMNIPKDLENAARIDGANEFQIFYKIFLPIMKAPLTLIAVLNIILVWNDYLGPLIYLNDQSKYTMALGLASFQGVHELQIIPIMAMTLVMIIPPVIVFAFAQKYIVEGISGSIK; this is encoded by the coding sequence ATGAAGATAACCCGAAAACATAAAATCATTGTTTACAGTATTCTTGTCCTTTTTTCGCTCTATTTTCTATTTCCTTTTATATGGGCATTTATCACAGCGATTAAATCAGAAGCAGAAGTATTTAGCTTTCCACCTAAATTCGTGCCTGATGTACCACTTTTAAGCAATTTTATCGATGCTTGGAATAGCCAGCCATTTGGTACGTATTTTAAGAACTCTATGATTGTAACCGTATTGACAACAATTGGTCAGCTTATCTCCTGTTCCTTGGTTGCGTATGGTTTTGCTAGATATGACTTTAAATATAAAAACATTCTTTTTATGTTGCTTTTATCAACGATGATGATTCCATGGGATGTTACGATGATTCCGCTTTATATGGAATTTAATATGTTTGGCTGGATCAATACGTTAAAACCATTGATTGTCCCTGCCTTCTTCGGCTCAGCTTATAATATCTTTTTGCTAAGGCAGTTTTTAATGAATATTCCTAAAGATTTAGAGAATGCAGCCAGAATCGATGGAGCAAACGAGTTCCAAATCTTTTATAAAATTTTCTTACCTATCATGAAGGCTCCATTAACATTGATTGCTGTACTAAATATCATTTTGGTTTGGAACGACTACTTAGGTCCGCTTATTTATTTGAATGACCAATCCAAATATACGATGGCACTTGGTTTAGCTTCATTCCAAGGCGTACATGAGCTTCAAATTATTCCCATTATGGCAATGACACTCGTTATGATCATTCCGCCAGTCATCGTTTTTGCCTTTGCGCAGAAATACATTGTTGAAGGAATTAGCGGCTCTATCAAGTAA
- a CDS encoding ABC transporter substrate-binding protein, producing MNVPKRMKLFFLFTIVATLLLSACSSSDTNGEKAEDGKVKLRFATWDVGDDVELQQGLIDEFNAKNSDIEVVLEAYGGDYDTKITAGIGAKDAPDIMYMWNYPQYKDALEPLDSYIKDRGEEYKSNFYEALWNYNSVGEDIYGLPVGYTTHVVYYNKDLFDAAGLEYPQAGWTWEDLQAAAKKLTNKDKKITGFAFPGQPDPYDFEMYLWGNGASYVDNKGKLDGNLNSKKSIETFKMFQNMLEEGIAITTEGWGDTEMKSGKVGMFINGAWYLSAFTEAGINYGVVEIPAFGNNPSASIVSSSGIAMSKDSKYKEAAFKFMEFWTGEQANKARLSFELPVLKSVVESEKLQEDPIKKVFYNMLEQSEGYTPTSFVTEDWSKLSDDLSLVFEQIFNPSTRVDPKEALNSVAK from the coding sequence ATGAACGTACCAAAGAGAATGAAATTGTTTTTCCTTTTTACTATTGTAGCCACACTGCTGTTATCCGCTTGCAGTTCATCCGATACAAACGGAGAGAAAGCGGAGGATGGGAAAGTAAAGTTAAGGTTTGCAACGTGGGATGTTGGTGACGATGTCGAGTTGCAACAAGGATTAATCGATGAATTTAATGCGAAAAATAGCGATATCGAAGTAGTTTTGGAAGCTTACGGCGGCGATTATGACACGAAGATTACTGCAGGAATTGGTGCTAAGGACGCTCCGGATATCATGTATATGTGGAATTATCCGCAATATAAAGATGCTCTAGAACCGCTTGATTCTTATATTAAGGATAGAGGGGAAGAGTACAAGAGTAACTTCTATGAAGCATTATGGAACTATAACTCCGTTGGAGAGGATATTTACGGTCTTCCTGTAGGTTATACGACACATGTTGTTTACTATAATAAAGATTTATTTGACGCAGCAGGGCTTGAGTATCCACAAGCTGGTTGGACATGGGAAGATCTACAAGCTGCAGCTAAGAAACTAACGAATAAGGATAAGAAAATTACTGGATTTGCTTTCCCAGGTCAACCTGACCCATATGATTTTGAGATGTATTTATGGGGGAATGGTGCTTCTTATGTAGATAATAAAGGTAAATTAGATGGCAATTTGAATTCAAAGAAATCAATTGAGACGTTTAAAATGTTCCAAAATATGCTGGAAGAGGGTATTGCGATTACCACAGAAGGCTGGGGTGATACTGAAATGAAATCAGGCAAAGTAGGTATGTTTATTAACGGTGCCTGGTACCTTTCCGCTTTTACAGAAGCTGGAATCAACTATGGAGTTGTTGAAATCCCTGCGTTTGGTAATAATCCAAGTGCTAGTATCGTAAGTTCTTCTGGTATTGCAATGTCCAAGGATTCTAAATACAAAGAAGCTGCCTTTAAATTTATGGAATTTTGGACAGGCGAACAAGCAAATAAAGCACGACTATCCTTTGAACTTCCAGTATTAAAAAGTGTAGTTGAATCAGAAAAGCTCCAAGAAGATCCAATTAAGAAAGTATTCTACAACATGCTAGAACAAAGTGAAGGATATACACCAACATCGTTTGTAACAGAAGACTGGAGTAAACTATCTGACGATTTAAGTTTAGTGTTTGAACAAATCTTTAATCCAAGTACTCGTGTTGATCCTAAAGAAGCTTTAAATAGTGTAGCTAAGTAA
- a CDS encoding carbohydrate ABC transporter permease — MFTKKNKPKKFTLVRKRVPFLFILPWIIGFIVFTLGPLVFSLIMSLFDWPIAGEAKFIGFDNFKTMFTADPQFYDSLVITLKFALIFVPLNLLVALVLALLITQPIKGIKIFRTIFYLPAVVSGVAVSIIWGWMFNSEYGVLNYILSLLGIEGPDWLIDPKWAIITIVIASAWGVGTMMLIFYTDIKGIPYEMYEAASIDGAGPIRQFISITIPTITPTILFNVITSVIAALQQLTLVLLLTGGGPLKSTYFYGLFVYNNAFKHHELGYASANAWFMFIIILLLTMLIFKSSSAWVFYEAEVKKERKGRKRK, encoded by the coding sequence ATGTTTACTAAAAAGAACAAACCAAAAAAATTCACATTAGTCCGTAAAAGAGTGCCATTTTTATTTATTTTACCGTGGATCATCGGTTTTATTGTTTTCACTTTAGGACCTTTGGTTTTTTCATTAATCATGAGTTTGTTTGATTGGCCGATTGCCGGTGAAGCGAAGTTTATTGGCTTTGATAACTTTAAAACGATGTTTACGGCTGATCCACAATTTTATGATTCGCTCGTGATCACCTTGAAATTCGCCTTAATATTTGTGCCATTAAACCTCTTAGTTGCTTTGGTGCTCGCACTCCTTATCACTCAGCCAATTAAAGGAATTAAGATATTTAGGACAATCTTCTATCTGCCGGCAGTTGTATCCGGTGTAGCAGTGTCCATTATATGGGGTTGGATGTTTAACTCTGAATATGGAGTTTTAAATTATATATTATCTTTGCTTGGAATTGAAGGACCAGACTGGCTTATTGACCCTAAGTGGGCAATCATAACGATTGTAATTGCAAGTGCTTGGGGCGTCGGGACGATGATGTTGATTTTTTATACCGATATTAAAGGAATTCCTTATGAAATGTATGAAGCTGCATCCATTGATGGTGCGGGTCCTATCAGACAATTTATTAGTATTACCATTCCAACCATTACACCAACCATTTTATTTAATGTCATCACATCTGTTATCGCCGCATTACAGCAATTAACGTTAGTGTTGTTATTAACAGGTGGCGGACCTTTAAAATCGACGTATTTCTATGGACTATTCGTTTATAACAATGCATTTAAACATCATGAACTCGGTTATGCGAGTGCAAATGCTTGGTTTATGTTTATTATCATCCTGCTGTTGACGATGTTAATCTTTAAGTCGTCCTCTGCGTGGGTATTTTATGAGGCTGAAGTGAAAAAGGAAAGAAAGGGCAGGAAAAGAAAATGA
- a CDS encoding LysR family transcriptional regulator, with translation MELRDLRSFIEVVIHQSFTKAAAHSYLSQPSFSKAVKKLEEELNVELFDRSTRHLRLTDAGQIVYEQAQKAVESLSEITNLLDDLKNVTSGEIRIGIPPLIGTLFFPTIAMRVQEKYPNVSLHLVERGAKLIGQLVENGQVDLGIIVLPADTSKFNVQPFITDEFVLYVQKNHLMAKRNTVEISELKEEKFILFSDEFTLHDYIKNVCIEAGFIPEVSYQSSQWDLILELVSSQFGVTLLPKSIYSKQNNPNVHIVPLAEPTLYWRLGIITKKDAYHSFTLREVLKMF, from the coding sequence GTGGAACTTCGCGATTTAAGGTCTTTTATTGAAGTAGTGATTCATCAAAGTTTTACAAAAGCGGCGGCACATTCCTATCTTTCACAGCCTTCTTTCAGTAAGGCAGTAAAAAAGCTAGAGGAAGAATTGAACGTAGAATTGTTCGACCGCTCCACCCGTCATTTACGTTTGACAGATGCCGGACAGATTGTTTATGAGCAAGCACAAAAGGCAGTGGAGTCACTGTCTGAGATCACCAACCTTCTTGACGACTTAAAGAATGTTACATCTGGTGAAATTAGAATAGGGATTCCACCGCTAATTGGCACATTGTTTTTTCCAACTATAGCGATGCGGGTTCAGGAAAAATACCCTAACGTTTCTCTGCATTTAGTGGAAAGAGGTGCAAAACTTATCGGTCAGCTTGTTGAAAACGGACAGGTCGACCTCGGCATAATCGTACTGCCAGCTGACACATCAAAGTTTAATGTGCAGCCATTCATCACAGATGAATTTGTTCTTTATGTACAAAAAAACCACCTGATGGCTAAAAGAAACACCGTTGAAATCAGTGAGTTAAAAGAAGAGAAGTTTATTCTTTTTTCAGATGAGTTTACGCTGCATGACTATATTAAAAATGTTTGTATAGAGGCAGGTTTTATTCCGGAGGTCTCTTATCAGAGTTCACAGTGGGACTTAATACTAGAGCTTGTTTCTTCACAGTTTGGCGTAACATTGCTGCCAAAGTCTATTTACAGTAAACAAAATAATCCTAATGTTCATATCGTCCCACTTGCAGAGCCAACATTGTACTGGAGACTTGGCATTATCACGAAAAAGGATGCATACCACTCGTTTACCTTGAGAGAGGTATTAAAGATGTTTTAA